A single region of the Anoplolepis gracilipes chromosome 1, ASM4749672v1, whole genome shotgun sequence genome encodes:
- the LOC140665202 gene encoding SANT and BTB domain regulator of class switch recombination produces MESHDIINVANNVAVNANAVLRSCVSTTNEAERLRNLQEEKHSKLTIGAFFEFMRTAYQVNDNCEDLATILNANSEIDWQQLTKINLDLKNHEDNKVIDDNCSNLNTQEQQYKQNDSVQELSLQTTSSKEASLCISNSTISSQPSAISCNTIYEAYNKDDSTQDSNSAESVSNKCLETGDNIREINQLSETFNERKKVSQFKEHSEESEHGLAKIMKENLRDILHEGLLDSVLPYMLPKSALSQPVIKKSAVVTDIKKNSSLGNVIETKATASFHKERDKEKNKINKKSLENEVEIHVCDEDKNIKKNFRCPQKLLIQKMCYFADVTAGQKLDEIDISVHCDVVIFDWLMRWVKKDIIKKSEWPILEASNVIPIMVSACFLQMEPLLENCLQYCHDNMSDILKTSTILSCLDDNLLTRLAELFTNEDVEMLKDKKDKVQSRLFCKLIMSLVEVTPDNKKGHYSSLSMLFKCGKCSKNVIQSISDFVPCVPSAMKIDNKGGVHSKHVRDLTWTLNDYIITLRSELRSWRKVYWRLWGDCHFLFCQQCNVYFPIHQINWCYYHPESAQFFVNEQQRPTPFPLGRYPCCSQRAYRFEALSNQGGCRYKEHVPDIKSEKELNVLNILTANREVITIEPPQLFFPEKITRLVTRDPSLRPGKLVCKDTMWWNGIELVPPRPKLGLLGKIWGSSGLRRLLQTQDSQKSLQKIRRQISTTTTDVLSSASSITDEDDEDDGGTTYEDSSIDDESYYSEESNTLCALKPMNKVKHSQKNNRCWSGNLNVRHNQDNQRDFEERAAAQMTVLLTKRTLMENLFSKSYKQHNYKTKQPIGGTYMKLEAEFREQLAQSCKYKNPLIGRTRIKSNKS; encoded by the exons ATGGAATCACATGACATTATTAATGTAGCTAATAATGTAGCTGTAAATGCAAATGCAGTGTTAAGATCATGTGTTTCAACAACTAATGAAG CTGAAAGATTACGAAATCTTCAAGAAGAAAAGCACTCAAAATTAACGATTGGGGCATTCTTCGAATTTATGAGAACTGCATACCAAGTTAACGATAATTGTGAAGATTTAGCTACGATACTAAATGCTAATAGTGAAATTGATTGGCAACAATTGACAAagattaatttagatttaaaaaatcatgaagATAATAAAGTAATCGATGACAATTGCAGTAATCTCAATACTCAAGAACAACAATACAAACAGAATGATTCTGTACAGGAGTTATCATTACAAACAACAAGTAGTAAAGAAGCAAGTTTATGTATATCGAATAGTACTATAAGCTCGCAACCTTCCGCAATCTCCTGTAATACCATTTATGAGGCATACAATAAGGATGACTCTACGCAGGACTCTAATAGCGCAGAAAGTGTTTCtaataaatgtttagaaaCAGGAGATAATATCAGAGAAATAAATCAGTTGTCAGAAACTTTTAATGAAAGGAAGAAAGTTTCACAGTTTAAGGAGCATTCAGAAGAGAGTGAACATGGTTTAGCAAAAATTATGAAGGAAAATTTAAGAGATATTTTGCATGAAGGATTATTGGACTCTGTTTTACCCTACATGCTACCAAAATCTGCTCTATCGCAGCCTGTTATTAAAAAGTCTGCTGTTGTCacagatattaaaaagaattcttcATTAGGTAATGTGATTGAGACTAAAGCAACAGCCTCATTTCATAAAGAACGGGATAAggagaaaaataagataaataagaaatcATTGGA GAATGAGGTGGAAATTCATGTATGCGACGAggataagaatattaaaaaaaactttcgatGTCCGCAAAAACTtcttatacaaaaaatgtgttattttgCTGACGTCACAGCAGGACAGAAACTTGATGAGATAGACATATCGGTACATTGTGATGTTGTTATCTTTGACTGGCTCATGAGATGGGTGAAAAAggatatcataaaaaaatccgAATGGCCAATTCTAGAGGCGAGTAATGTCATTCCGATTATGGTATCTGCTTGCTTTCTGCAAATGGAGCCACTTTTGGAAAATTGTCTTCAATATTGCCACGACAACATGTCAGATATTTTGAAGACGTCGACGATCCTATCGTGCTTAGACGATAATCTTCTCACAAG ACTGGctgaattatttacaaatgagGATGTTGAAATGTtgaaagacaaaaaagataaagtcCAGAGTCGTTTGTTCTGCAAATTAATCATGTCACTGGTAGAAGTCACTccggataataaaaaaggacATTACAGCTCATTGTCTATGCTGTTTAAATGTGGAAAATGCAGCAAGAATGTTATACAATCAATTTCTGATTTTGTGCCTTGCGTTCCAAGCGCAATGAAAATTGATAACAAAGGAGGAGTTCATAGCAAACACGTGAG AGACCTGACTTGGACATTGAATGATTATATCATTACCTTACGATCGGAATTGCGTTCCTGGCGCAAAGTTTATTGGAGATTATGGGGAGATtgtcattttttgttttgccAGCAGTGCAATGTGTATTTTCCAATACATCAAATCAACTGGTGCTATTATCATCCAGAATCTGCACAATTTTTTGTGAATGAACAACAGAGGCCTACGCCTTTTCCTTTGGGAAGATATCCGTGCTGCAGTCAACGTGCCTATAGATTCGAAGCTTTATCCAATCAAGGTGGATGCAGGTACAAA GAACATGTACCAGATATAAAGAGCGAGAAAGAATTAaacgttttaaatattctgaCAGCAAATAGAGAAGTAATAACTATCGAACCGCCCCAGCTTTTTTTCCCGGAAAAGATTACACGATTGGTGACACGCGATCCATCTCTTCGTCCGGGTAAATTAGTATGCAAGGATACAATGTGGTGGAATGGCATAGAACTTGTGCCACCGAGACCGAAACTTGGCCTGCTCG GAAAGATTTGGGGAAGTTCGGGACTCCGTCGATTACTCCAAACGCAAGATTCGCAAAAGTCTTTACAGAAAATTCGTCGACAGATTTCCACAACTACAACCGACGTTTTGTCCTCCGCTTCTTCGATTACAGACGAAGACGATGAAGACGATGGCGGGACTACATACGAAGACAGCAGTATAGACGATGAATCGTATTACAGCGAAGAATCTAATACGTTGTGCGCGTTAAAACCAATGAATAAAGTGAAACATAGTCAAAA GAACAACAGATGTTGGAGCGGTAATTTGAACGTAAGACATAATCAAGATAATCAGAGAGATTTTGAGGAAAGAGCCGCGGCGCAAATGACAGTTCTTCTGACAAAGAGAACACTTATGGAGAACTTGTTTTCGAAATCTTACAAGCAAcacaattataaaactaaGCAACCTATTG GTGGAACATATATGAAACTAGAAGCTGAATTTCGCGAACAGTTAGCTCAATCTTGTAAATATAAGAACCCTCTAATAGGAAGGACTCGTATAAAATCAAACAAATCTTGA
- the Tim8 gene encoding mitochondrial import inner membrane translocase subunit Tim8: MADSFDNNSFYDNDAKGIDPEIAGLLMVEKQKAQLNAQIHEFNDICWDKCVDKPGSKLDGRTETCVNNCVNRFIDVSLFVTSRLEQFLKAVEK; the protein is encoded by the exons ATGGCAGATTCGTTTGACAATAATTCCTTCTATGACAATGATGCCAAAGGAATTGATCCTGAAATAGCGGGGCTTCTGATGGTTGAAAAACAAAAAGCGCAACTTAACGCACAG attcaCGAGTTTAACGATATTTGTTGGGACAAATGCGTGGATAAACCAGGAAGTAAATTGGATGGACGCACAGAAACTTGTGTAAACAATTGTGTTAATAGATTTATAGatgtttctctctttgttaCTAGCCGTTTAGAACAATTCTTAAAggctgtagaaaaataa
- the LOC140665212 gene encoding lymphoid-specific helicase, translated as MDVDLSVDDNSNMTDSERSTYFTDMPIANNVKFNNMPLEKERKEPKKKKRQYNEIELENKHKEECNKEIREQRYKQLMHLLKASKFYSSFLINKLEKAKKVKKKDKPSVNNENVPPSNERIKKANLEKYNIQEYISPEIRNEMQAKWKRTNLNEEDIEAELSADSDTETKPSTMQQTAILPKYFTGDLYDYQQTGLEWLKVLYENALNGILADEMGLGKTIQVIALICHLIEKKQEGPYLIMAPLSTIPNWLMEFDRFAPDIPVVLFYGTQAERDAIRQKIKDKHHVTDGYKTQPVVITTYEVPLKEIRFLHSQKWRYIIIDEGQRIKNYNCMLVKALKRMNSMNRLILTGTPLQNNLAELWSLLNFLLPEIFDDLAVFESWFNVQEFQQEGVEKILKQEEEKQVLLSLREILKPFMLRRIKADVHLKIPPKKELVVYAPLTQLQHDLYKAVINHDLEILSKIEKPNLIIQTPDGKKAKRKAFLRSKYGSDDNSFEAEMSPSTSLQEIENSNDTDKWKAVKLADENNLSSWKQYTDVTERNRDFLIQIKFGRRLLMFKKIVNHPYLIHCPLDSCGLPKIDNDLITSSGKLLVLDAMLAKLKARGHKVLLFSTMTLILDMIEDYLSLRNYKYVRLDGQTKIEERRENIKTFNNDPDIFLFLISTRAGGVGLNLTGADTVIIYDSDWNPQVDIQAMARCHRIGQTKAVVIYRLCTKGTIDETIIKRSEAKRILEKVVISKEWQSTIINKDSLLQLKELMESKEYKVVTSENEVFTELELNKLLDRSDMINEDLHNIQE; from the exons atggatGTCGATCTTTCTGTTGACGACAATTCAAATATGACTGATTCTGAACGTTCAACTTATTTCAcag ATATGCCAATCGCtaataatgtcaaatttaataatatgcccttggaaaaagaaagaaaggaaccaaaaaaaaagaaaaggcaGTACAATGAGATTGAACTTGAAAACAAACATAAAGAAGaatgtaataaagaaatacGTGAACAAAGATACAAGCAATTGATGCATTTGCTAAAagcaagtaaattttattcttcttttttgataaataaacttgaaaaagCAAAAAAGGTTAAGAAGAAAGATAAGCCTTCtgttaataatgaaaatgtacCACCATCAAATGAGAGAATAAAGAAGgctaatttagaaaaatataatatacaagaatatatatctcCAGAA ATCAGGAATGAAATGCAGGCTAAATGGAAGCgaacaaatttaaatgaagAAGATATAGAAGCAGAATTGTCTGCAGATTCAGACACTGAAACAAAACCATCTACCATGCAACAAACTGCTATTTTACCCAAATATTTTACTGGTGACTTATATGATTATCAGCAAACGGGTTTAGAATGGTTAAAGGTGCTTTATGAGAATGCCTTGAATGGGATTCTAGCTGATGAAATGGGACTTGGAAAAACAATACAAGTGATAGCTTTGATATGTCATCTTATAGAGAAGAAACAAGAAGGACCTTATTTGATAATGGCACCTCTCTCCACTATACCAAATTGGCTTATGGAATTTGATAGATTTGCTCCTGACATACCAGTTGTGCTATTCTATGGTACACAAGCTGAAAGAGATGCTATacgtcaaaaaattaaagataaacacCACGTTACAGATGGTTATAAAACACAGCCTGTTGTAATTACTACCTATGAAGTgccattaaaagaaattagattTCTTCATTCTCAAAAGTGGAGATATATCATAATAGATGAGGGACAAagaatcaaaaattataactgtATGCTAGTAAA agcTTTGAAAAGGATGAACTCTATGAATAGACTAATACTGACTGGAACTCCacttcaaaataatttggCTGAACTATGGTCacttttaaactttttgttaCCAGAAATTTTTGATGATTTAGCTGTGTTTGAATCATGGTTCAATGTTCAAGAATTTCAGCAGGAAGGcgtggaaaaaattttaaaacaagaagaagaaaaacaagTATTATTGTCATTGCGTGAAATTTTGAAGCCGTTTATGTTAAGACGAATAAAAGCTGACGTTCATCTGAAGATTCCTCCTAAGAAGGAGTTGGTAGTTTATGCACCGCTCACACAATTGCAACATGATCTTTACAAAGCAGTAATAAATCACGATTTAGAAATATtgagtaaaattgaaaaaccGAATCTAATTATACAGACTCCGGATGGTAAAAAAGCGAAAAGAAAAGCTTTTTTGAGAAGTAAATACGGATCTGACGATAATAGTTTTGAAGCTGAAATGTCACCGAGTACTTCATTACAAGAAATCGAAAATAGCAATGATACAGATAAGTGGAAAGCAGTTAAACTCGCGGACGAAAACAATTTGTCAAGCTGGAAACAGTATACTGATGTTACAGAGCGTAACAGGGACTTTctcattcaaattaaatttggaaGAAGAT TACTAATGTTTAAGAAGATTGTAAATCATCCATATTTGATTCATTGCCCATTGGATTCATGTGGTTTACCGAAAATCGACAATGATTTGATCACATCTTCCGGCAAACTTTTAGTGCTAGACGCTATGCTGGCAAAACTTAAAGCGCGAGGACACAAAGTTTTGCTATTTTCAACAATgacattaattttagatatgatTGAAGATTATCTCTCATTACGAAATTATAAGTATGTGAGATTAGATGGTCAAACTAAAatcgaagagagaagagaaaatattaaaactttcaatAACGAtccagatatatttttgttcctTATATCTACTAGAGCTGGTGGAGTTGGATTAAACTTGACAGGCGCTGATactgttattatatatgacaGTGATTGG AATCCACAAGTGGATATACAAGCTATGGCACGATGTCATAGAATAGGACAAACAAAAGCTGTGGTTATCTACAGGCTGTGCACTAAGGGAACAATTGATGAAACGATTATTAAGCGTTCTGAGGCTAAAcgtattttagaaaaagtagTTATATCAAAAGAATGGCAAAgcactattattaataaagattcttTGTTACAACTGAAAGAGCTAATGGAATCTAAGGAATATAAAGTTGTTACTTCCGAAAATGAAG tgTTTACAGAACTAGAACTGAATAAACTGTTAGATAGAAGTGATATGATTAATGaagatttacataatattcagGAATAA
- the Ufsp2 gene encoding ufm1-specific protease 2: MALQLQILSNILQRLESVETTATGYLYGIISNDTLTVLTFSLKSHDNENENVIDYTTLQFNLPADIYFCGILHIGECKEVNPDVFKDIDITDNPLLLKYSHNTLDLQAYLYVHEKLEAVNNLSIISEDDLSRQFVYIRMQATFPLVAQDGNILEVLQESRKNIASGKIGIHFPLNNVYLFRTDDSLKNTMLKDFLSLSEEHKKSSTESSNINHNTGPVNIVHANMLLKISDEKHSEEPIKYAPVLQHIKRSFDSIECNIHINALSLVSLNVISVELHAILVESICRNIRLIEMRQDSQFDDIKLSAKLPEVMHFKPRGCGHLFTIVYPDDSTNDSTMEYRKALHKALALDLTKPYFRRGNAIKFDIQSNEILVNPHQSLLHKGVMGKISIVDGLYSYHHYMQDNFDDNGWGCAYRSLQTIFSWYRLQGYTEVPIPSHRKIQQCLVDIGDKPFTFINSKQWIGSTEVSFVLQTLLNIDVKILCASSGEEMSALIPQLVNHFDTQGTPVMIGGGVLAHTILGVSYDESSREGKFLILDPHYTGIDHLPTIINKGWCGWKTKDFWKKDAFYNMCLPQRPIAF, encoded by the exons ATGGCATTGCAATTAcagattttatcaaatattctgCAG cgATTAGAATCTGTGGAAACTACAGCAACTGGCTATCTTTATGGTATTATATCCAACGATACATTAACAGTTCTAACATTCAGTCTAAAATCACACGacaatgaaaatgaaaatgtaattgATTATACAACACTGCAATTTAATTTACCTgcagacatatatttttgtggtATATTACACATTGGTGAATGTAAAGAAGTAAATCCTGACGTTTTTAAG gaTATTGATATTACAGATAATCCtttacttttgaaatattcGCACAATACATTGGATCTGCAGGCATATCTTTATGTACATGAAAAATTAGAAGCTGTTAATAATCTCAGTATTATTAGTGAAGATGATCTTTCTCGACAATTTGTATACATTAGAATGCAAGCAACTTTCCCACTGGTTGCTCAGGATGGAAACATATTGGAAGTGTTACAAGAGTCACGaaaaaac ATTGCATCTGGAAAAATAGGAATACATTTTCCTCTGAATAATGTATATCTTTTTAGAACTGATGACAGTTTAAAAAACACAatgttaaaagattttttatctttgtccGAAGAACACAAGAAATCTTCAACTGAATCaagtaatataaatcataatactGGACCAGTg aatattgtaCATGCAAACATGTTATTGAAGATATCAGATGAAAAACATTCTGAAGAACCTATCAAATATGCTCCTGTCTTGCAGCACATCAAAC GATCTTTTGATAGTATAGAATGTAATATACACATCAATGCATTGTCACTAGTGAGTTTAAATGTGATATCAGTTGAATTACATGCAATTTTAGTGGAGTCTATTTGTCGAAACATCAGATTAATTGAAATGCGGCAAGATTCCCAGTTTGATGATATAAAGCTCTCTGCAAAGTTACCAGAAGTTATGCATTTTAAACCTCGAGGCTGTGGGCATTTATTCACAATAGTATATCCTGATGATTCTACTAACGATAGTACAA TGGAATATCGTAAAGCTTTACACAAGGCTCTAGCATTAGATTTGACTAAACCATATTTTCGACGTGGGAATGctataaaatttgacattcaGTCAAATGAGATACTTGTAAATCCTCATCAATCCCTTTTACATAAAG gtGTTATGGGAAAAATCAGTATTGTGGATGGTTTGTATTCATATCATCACTATATGCAAGATAATTTTGATGATAATGGATGGGGATGTGCCTATAGATCTCTTCAAACCATTTTTTCATGGTATag attacaAGGTTATACTGAAGTGCCAATACCTTCCCATCGCAAAATACAACAATGTTTAGTTGACATAGGCGATAAACCTTTCACATTTATTAACAGTAAACAGTGGATTGGTTCGACTGAAGTAAGTTTTGTGCTGCAGACTTTGCTTAACATAGatgtaaaaatactttgtGCGTCAAGCGGGGAGGAGATGTCGGCCTTAATTCCCCAACTTGTAAATCATTTTGATACACAGGGTACACCTGTCATGATTG gtGGAGGAGTATTAGCTCATACAATTCTGGGAGTTAGTTATGATGAATCATCCAGAGAGGGAAAGTTCTTAATTCTAGATCCACATTACACCGGCATAGACCACTTACctacgataataaataaaggatGGTGTGGATGGAAAACAAAagatttttggaaaaaagatgcattttataatatgtgcCTTCCACAAAGACCTATAGCcttctga